Proteins encoded in a region of the Ancylobacter sp. SL191 genome:
- a CDS encoding sensor histidine kinase, whose protein sequence is MSPIHWIASRLRNRADSEHEMSFNRLIFAFIIVIVLAVNSTTSDVHESLRVMALYIVLALGVLGHILIRPAISRARRVFALLLDCGFLGWQLHLGGEVAALFYPIYLWVIFGNGFRFGVAALLTAIPVAVLSFATVMWTTPFWRDQWHLSLGLLVGLVILPAYAGTLIRKLSTATKVAEEASQAKSLFLASVSHELRTPLTAIVGMTGLLRGTPLARDQREMVDTVDVATRSLRTLIDGLLDLSRIEAGRMPVPHAAFDLVALLVDARRLVEGQARERGLSFNLHVTPRTPLDLVGSRQHLHEVLLNLAGNAVKFTEKGGVTIAVDTEPRENGRLTLIIEVSDTGIGIARADQERIFEDFTQADASILNRFGGTGLGLAITRRLVALMGGIISVDSEPGVGSTFRLEVPIDGAILDAAHATRDAPPVLVCRDTAPLAPLLDTLSELDLPPVIADLRLGPARMFSPQAAGAVRLLYEPDTRNLALPAPPANSPPPVLVRPASEPGLPPLELRRLYASVLDVGAPVHEVQRALRLARRLGVAASLEAEPAPPVPRLACQLLLVDDNRVNQRVFQRILEGAGHKVRVAETGEQALDLLSDDADAFDLVLMDFNMPDMDGLEASKLYRMMSTGDNRLPIVGLTADATALGDSRWRDAGMDDCLIKPVEPGVLLAMIDRRARAGDAPAPLRENGGSLAYLDSPLRPLDDEAIESLCRLGGPHFAAELMEDYLEDAQAIIGRLTATARRGDVIGFRNEAHALQSSSANVGALALSALCQPWRDLRGDELRARADDLDRLAQHQLARTRVAMRACSVRLKNAG, encoded by the coding sequence ATGTCACCGATTCACTGGATCGCGAGCCGCCTGCGCAACCGCGCGGACAGCGAGCACGAGATGAGCTTCAACCGGCTCATCTTTGCCTTCATCATCGTCATCGTTCTGGCGGTGAACAGCACGACCAGCGACGTCCATGAGTCGCTGCGGGTGATGGCGCTGTACATCGTGCTGGCGCTCGGTGTCCTCGGCCACATCCTCATCCGCCCTGCCATATCGCGGGCGCGGCGGGTGTTCGCGCTGCTGCTGGATTGCGGGTTTCTCGGCTGGCAGCTGCATCTGGGCGGCGAGGTTGCTGCGCTGTTCTACCCGATCTATCTCTGGGTCATCTTCGGCAACGGCTTCCGCTTCGGTGTTGCCGCCCTCCTGACGGCGATACCCGTTGCCGTGCTCAGCTTCGCGACGGTCATGTGGACCACGCCGTTCTGGCGGGACCAGTGGCACCTGTCCCTCGGTCTGCTAGTCGGCCTTGTCATTCTGCCGGCCTATGCCGGAACCCTCATCCGCAAATTGTCGACGGCGACCAAGGTGGCGGAGGAGGCGAGCCAGGCCAAGAGTCTGTTCCTGGCGAGCGTCAGCCATGAGCTGCGCACCCCGCTCACCGCCATCGTCGGCATGACCGGCCTGCTCCGCGGAACGCCGCTGGCGCGGGATCAGCGCGAGATGGTCGACACCGTCGATGTCGCGACCCGTTCCCTGCGGACCCTCATCGACGGGCTGCTCGATCTCTCCCGCATCGAGGCCGGGCGCATGCCGGTTCCGCATGCAGCCTTCGATCTCGTCGCGCTGCTGGTCGACGCCCGCCGGCTGGTCGAGGGGCAGGCGCGCGAGCGCGGACTAAGCTTCAACCTTCATGTGACGCCGCGCACGCCGCTCGATCTCGTCGGCAGCCGCCAGCACCTGCATGAAGTGTTGCTCAACCTCGCCGGCAATGCGGTGAAATTCACCGAGAAGGGCGGCGTGACCATCGCCGTCGACACCGAGCCTCGGGAGAACGGCCGGCTGACCCTCATTATCGAGGTCAGCGACACAGGGATCGGCATCGCCCGCGCCGATCAGGAGCGGATCTTCGAGGACTTCACCCAGGCCGATGCCAGCATCCTCAACCGTTTCGGCGGCACCGGCCTCGGCCTCGCGATCACCCGCCGGCTAGTCGCCCTCATGGGGGGCATCATCTCCGTGGACAGCGAGCCGGGCGTCGGGAGCACGTTTCGACTGGAAGTGCCAATCGACGGCGCCATCCTCGACGCGGCCCATGCCACACGGGATGCCCCTCCCGTTCTGGTCTGCCGTGATACCGCCCCGCTCGCCCCGCTGCTCGACACTCTGAGTGAACTCGATCTGCCGCCCGTGATCGCCGATCTCCGGCTCGGGCCGGCCCGGATGTTCTCCCCACAGGCGGCGGGCGCTGTCCGGCTTCTGTATGAACCGGACACGCGCAACCTTGCTTTGCCGGCGCCTCCCGCCAACTCCCCGCCGCCCGTGCTCGTTCGGCCCGCATCCGAGCCGGGACTGCCGCCGCTGGAGCTGCGCCGGCTTTATGCGAGCGTGCTCGATGTGGGAGCGCCCGTCCATGAGGTGCAGCGCGCATTGAGACTGGCCCGCCGCCTTGGCGTGGCCGCGTCACTTGAGGCCGAACCGGCCCCGCCGGTGCCCCGCCTCGCCTGCCAGCTCCTTTTGGTGGACGACAACCGCGTCAACCAGCGTGTTTTCCAGCGCATTCTGGAGGGCGCCGGCCACAAGGTGCGCGTGGCGGAAACCGGCGAGCAGGCGCTCGACCTTCTCTCGGATGATGCCGACGCGTTCGATCTGGTGCTGATGGACTTCAACATGCCCGACATGGACGGGCTGGAAGCCAGCAAGCTCTACCGGATGATGTCGACCGGCGATAATCGCCTGCCCATCGTCGGCCTCACGGCGGACGCTACCGCGCTCGGTGACAGCCGGTGGCGCGATGCCGGCATGGATGACTGTCTGATCAAGCCGGTGGAGCCGGGTGTTCTTCTGGCGATGATCGACCGCCGCGCGCGGGCCGGTGATGCCCCGGCGCCGCTGCGGGAGAATGGGGGAAGTCTCGCCTATCTCGACAGCCCGCTGCGGCCGCTGGATGACGAGGCCATTGAGAGCCTGTGCCGCCTCGGCGGGCCGCATTTCGCGGCCGAGCTGATGGAGGATTATCTCGAGGATGCGCAGGCCATCATCGGGAGGCTCACCGCCACGGCCCGGCGGGGCGATGTGATCGGTTTCCGCAACGAGGCGCATGCGCTGCAAAGCAGCTCCGCCAATGTCGGCGCGCTGGCCCTCAGCGCCCTGTGTCAGCCCTGGCGCGACCTGCGCGGGGATGAGCTTCGCGCCCGCGCCGACGACCTTGATCGTCTGGCGCAACATCAGTTGGCCCGCACCCGCGTGGCGATGCGGGCCTGTTCGGTGCGCCTGAAGAATGCGGGATAG
- a CDS encoding crotonase/enoyl-CoA hydratase family protein, with translation MSLIALNHVAGAVDVTALPATHAQEEAVQAIHGNGYANLRLSIDTVNSICWTFMRPVGKPSYTHELMHDISCLQGAITRSFADLPDPAAAPFSWFVMASDVPGIYNLGGDLGHFAARIRTRDLAAMRHYGHVAVTAIHRNAVAFDSPVVTMALVQGDALGGGFEHALSFDLIVAERSAKMGLPEILFNMFPGMGAYSFLSRRMDRAKAEALILSGRVHTAEELHAMGVVDVLAEDGQGQQAAMDYIARHSRKHNAHLAVYRARRRVNPVTLAELIDVVDIWAEAALNLTEADLRKMDRLCAAQNKRLAGLQSPMPLLTAAE, from the coding sequence GTGTCCCTGATTGCCCTGAATCATGTCGCCGGCGCGGTTGACGTCACCGCCCTTCCCGCCACCCACGCCCAAGAAGAGGCCGTTCAAGCCATACATGGCAACGGCTATGCTAACCTTCGCCTCAGCATCGATACGGTGAACTCGATTTGCTGGACGTTCATGCGACCGGTTGGAAAGCCGTCCTATACGCATGAACTGATGCACGACATCAGTTGCCTGCAGGGGGCCATCACCCGCAGCTTCGCCGATCTCCCGGACCCGGCGGCGGCCCCCTTCTCCTGGTTCGTCATGGCCTCGGACGTGCCCGGCATTTACAATCTCGGCGGCGATCTCGGGCATTTCGCCGCGCGGATCCGCACCCGCGACCTCGCGGCGATGCGCCATTATGGGCATGTCGCCGTCACCGCCATTCACCGCAATGCGGTGGCCTTCGACAGCCCCGTCGTCACCATGGCGCTGGTGCAGGGCGACGCGCTGGGAGGCGGCTTCGAGCATGCGCTGTCCTTCGACCTGATCGTGGCCGAACGCAGCGCCAAGATGGGCCTGCCGGAAATCCTGTTCAACATGTTCCCCGGCATGGGCGCCTACAGCTTCCTGTCGCGGCGTATGGACCGGGCAAAGGCGGAAGCGCTCATTCTCTCCGGCCGGGTCCATACCGCCGAGGAACTGCACGCCATGGGCGTGGTCGACGTGCTCGCCGAGGACGGGCAAGGCCAGCAGGCGGCGATGGACTACATTGCGCGCCACAGCCGCAAGCATAACGCGCACCTCGCCGTCTACCGGGCACGTCGCCGGGTGAACCCGGTGACGCTGGCGGAGCTGATCGACGTGGTCGACATCTGGGCCGAGGCCGCCCTGAACCTGACCGAGGCCGATCTGCGGAAGATGGACCGGCTCTGCGCCGCCCAGAATAAGCGGCTTGCCGGGCTTCAGTCGCCCATGCCGCTGCTGACGGCCGCCGAGTGA